In Euphorbia lathyris chromosome 10, ddEupLath1.1, whole genome shotgun sequence, a single genomic region encodes these proteins:
- the LOC136209042 gene encoding la-related protein 6C gives MWIQYMTVTNLQEERETPSPVIQSSFPQLNPSPLLPSPSFFPSFSPTMAQESPLRKLDDDHNQHHQDIPLSHQIIDTTKPPSIHDITTTTSSSNGFHNNNITNHTDANSSFKFNAQAPEFVPRSQTPTSSSQMPISGFFYPCFHYLGATGGSEWFFVGDQDPHAYLISNPNLGFPNSPNKTTLLTDDLRQKILKQVEYQFSDMSLLANESMSKHISKDPEGYVPISVIASTKKMKSLINNNQLLAQALQSSTKLVVSEDCKKVKRQIPFTEKDREELQSRTVVVENLPEDHSHQNLEKIFGVVGSIRSIRICHPQEPNSSRSTRSDFFMSNKLHALVEFENQETAERAVEKLNDERNWRKGLRVRVLLRCSPKSVLKSKKSEFDGLLDDEDLTTPESVEDSSHTNNAENITENNVEENSGSSKKGWGKGRGKVRGRGQSHGGRGLLSPSPQALSPQSEASAKHAFKGPRMPDGTRGFAFGRGKPLSSPTLATPMLHE, from the exons ATGTGGATTCAATATATGACAGTTACTAATCTTCAGGAAGAGAGAGAAACTCCTTCACCAGTTATACAATCTTCCTTTCCTCAATTAAATCCATCTCCCCTACTCCCTTCCCCATCTTTTTTCCCCTCTTTTTCCCCCACTATGGCTCAGGAATCGCCCCTCCGAAAGCTTGATGATGATCACAATCAACATCATCAAGATATTCCCCTTTCTCATCAAATCATTGATACCACCAAACCTCCTTCAATCCATGATATAACCACCACAACTAGTAGCAGTAATGGTTTTCACAATAATAATATTACTAATCATACTGATGCTAATTCTTCCTTCAAATTCAATGCCCAGGCACCTGAATTTGTGCCCAGATCTCAAACTCCTACGTCTTCTAGCCAGATGCCTATTTCCGGCTTCTTCTACCCTTGCTTTCATTACCTTGGAGCCACTGGTGGATCTGAATGGTTCTTCGTCGGCGATCAAGATCCTCATGCGTATTTGATCTCTAACCCTAACCTTGGTTTCCCTAATTCCCCTAATAAGACTACCCTTCTTACTGATGATCTTCGCCAAAAGATCCTTAAGCAG GTGGAGTATCAGTTCAGTGACATGAGTCTTCTTGCAAATGAATCCATGTCAAAACATATTAGTAAAGACCCTGAAGGATATG TACCCATATCTGTTATTGCTTCCACAAAGAAAATGAAGTCCCTTATTAACAATAACCAATTGCTCGCCCAAGCACTTCAGTCCTCTACAAAACTT GTTGTAAGTGAGGATTGCAAGAAAGTTAAACGTCAAATCCCTTTTACTGAAAAAGATAGAGAAGAATTGCAG TCTCGTACTGTTGTTGTGGAGAATTTACCTGAAGATCATTCGCATCAAAATCTCGAGAAAATATTTGGTGTAGTTGGAAG CATAAGAAGCATCAGAATATGTCATCCTCAAGAACCCAATTCGTCACGCAGTACTAGAAGTGATTTCTTCATGAGCAACAAG CTACACGCACTAGTCGAGTTCGAGAATCAGGAAACTGCAGAGAGGGCG GTAGAGAAATTGAATGATGAAAGGAATTGGAGGAAAGGACTTCGAGTTCGAGTGCTGCTGAGATGCTCA CCAAAATCTGTTCTGAAGAGCAAAAAGTCAGAGTTCGATGGGCTTTTGGATGATGAAGATTTGACAACCCCTGAATCTGTTGAGGATTCTTCACACACAAACAATGCAGAAAATATTACTGAGAACAAT GTGGAAGAAAATTCGGGGTCATCGAAGAAGGGATGGGGAAAGGGAAGAGGAAAGGTACGAGGGCGCGGGCAAAGCCATGGGGGGAGAGGGCTGCTTTCACCTTCTCCACAGGCACTTAGTCCACAGTCTGAAGCATCTGCTAAACATGCCTTCAAGGGTCCAAGAATGCCTGATGGAACCAGAGGCTTTGCTTTCGGCCGGGGCAAGCCATTAAGCTCTCCAACTTTAGCCACTCCAATGCTGCACGAAtag